GCATATCCAGAAAGAAGATTATCTCTTTGAACTGTGCCGTGGCCACCATGCAGAAATAGACGTGATGCTGGACGAATTGCTGGAAGAGCACCGCACCATTTCAGGCATGTACAGTGCCCTGGTGGATAGTCCGGATGTGGAAAGGGATATGGACATCCTGGCCCGCAGCCTGGAAGCACATATCAGGAAGGAGGAGAGAGTAGCGTTTGAGAAGTTGCAGGAAATGCTGCCCGATGTGATGGACCAGATCAACTTTGAAAATTCCTGATACTCATACATTATTATATAATGGCGCAGTGGAGATCCCGCTGCGCCATTTTTCATTTAACCCCTTAATTTCTCCGTTCATCCCTCTTCTGGCAAAATGCTGTAACAAACGAATTTGACAGGCGTCTTTGTTTTATGCAAGGAAGCAAAGAACAGTTTTTACCAATCGTCACCAGATAATAACCATTTGTGTAAAACTATGTACTATGTAAAGCATAATACCTACCTTTACACTGTTCTTGTTAAAGGAAGGAACTGTAAGAATCATCAAATCGTCTAAATCGTTATAACCTAACATCATCCGCCTTATATGAAAGCAATTAGTAAGTTATTGACCCTGAGCATGTTACTCATAAGTAGTAGCTACATGGCTCAAGCCCAGCACTCCAATGGGCCTGGTAATG
This DNA window, taken from Chitinophaga niabensis, encodes the following:
- a CDS encoding hemerythrin domain-containing protein; amino-acid sequence: MQRHPNLVPLSHEHKRLLFVCRYLKTDAAPYEGFPLETQAKLEYMVKIFQEVMVPHIQKEDYLFELCRGHHAEIDVMLDELLEEHRTISGMYSALVDSPDVERDMDILARSLEAHIRKEERVAFEKLQEMLPDVMDQINFENS